From a single Solanum dulcamara chromosome 4, daSolDulc1.2, whole genome shotgun sequence genomic region:
- the LOC129885908 gene encoding shaggy-related protein kinase kappa: MASTGLGHGGAGSSRSANGFKSSSSSVDWLGREMFEMRLRDRADHDDDGDSEPDIIDGVGAETGHVIRTSIGGRNGQPKQNVSYIAEHVVGTGSFGVVFQAKCRETGEIVAIKKVLQDKRYKNRELQIMQMLDHPNIVALKHSFFSTTDKEEVYLNLVLEFVPESVNRIARQYSRMNQRMPLIYVKLYTYQICRALAYIHNCIGICHRDIKPQNLLVNPHTHQLKLCDFGSAKVLVKGEPNVSYICSRYYRAPELIFGATEYTTAIDIWSTGCVMAELLLGQPLFPGESGVDQLVEIIKVLGTPTREEIKCMNPNYTEFKFPQIKPHPWHKVFQKRLPPEAVDLICRFFQYSPYLRCTALEACIHPFFDELRDPNARLPNGRPLPPLYNFKPQELTGIPTETLQRLVPEHARRQNLFMALRP; encoded by the exons ATGGCGTCCACTGGCCTTGGCCACGGAGGAGCAGGCAGTTCTAGAAGTGCTAATggattcaagagttcatctaGTTCAGTTGACTGGCTGGGAAGAGAGATGTTTGAGATGAGGTTGAGAGACAGGGCGGACCATGATGATGACGGG GACAGTGAACCAGATATAATTGATGGTGTGGGTGCAGAAACAGGGCATGTTATTAGAACAAGTATTGGTGGTCGAAATGGTCAACCTAAGCAG AATGTAAGTTACATAGCAGAACATGTCGTTGGAACTGGTTCTTTTGGTGTGGTTTTCCAA GCGAAATGTAGAGAGACTGGAGAGATTGTGGCAATTAAGAAGGTTCTTCAAGATAAGCGCTACAAGAACAGAGAACTGCAGATTATGCAAATGTTGGATCATCCTAATATTGTTGCTCTTAAGCACTCTTTCTTCTCAACAACAGACAAGGAGGAAGTATACCTCAACCTTGTCCTTGAATTTGTTCCAGAATCTGTCAATCGTATTGCAAGACAATACAGCAGAATGAACCAGAGGATGCCATTGATATACGTCAAACTCTATACCTATCAG ATATGCAGGGCGCTGGCTTATATTCATAACTGTATTGGCATCTGTCACCGTGATATCAAGCCTCAGAATCTACTG GTAAATCCACACACACATCAGCTGAAGCTTTGTGATTTTGGAAGTGCAAAAGTTTTG GTGAAAGGTGAACCCAATGTGTCATATATCTGTTCGAGATATTATCGTGCCCCTGAACTCATATTTGGTGCCACCGAATACACAACAGCTATTGATATTTGGTCTACAGGTTGTGTAATGGCCGAGTTACTTCTTGGACAG CCATTGTTTCCTGGAGAGAGTGGGGTTGATCAATTAGTAGAGATTATAAAG GTATTGGGGACACCTACTAGAGAGGAGATAAAATGCATGAATCCAAACTATACCGAGTTCAAATTTCCACAAATAAAGCCACACCCATGGCACAAG GTTTTCCAGAAGCGATTGCCTCCAGAAGCAGTTGACCTGATTTGTCGTTTTTTCCAGTATTCACCCTATTTGAGATGCACTGCT TTAGAGGCTTGTATTCATCCATTCTTTGATGAATTAAGGGATCCTAATGCTCGTCTTCCCAATGGTCGCCCTCTTCCACCACTTTACAACTTCAAACCCCAAG AGCTCACTGGAATTCCTACTGAAACTCTCCAGCGCCTCGTTCCAGAACATGCTCGAAGGCAGAATTTATTCATGGCTTTACGACCCTAG
- the LOC129885907 gene encoding phosphoribosylamine--glycine ligase, whose amino-acid sequence MACMSLNIGAASGLKFVNNCQNHSVKLFSAKEKCCSNFSSSNWGCFNLRVRRSSCRGFDTYKSFAVFNSLPVDNVNPKERVVVLVIGGGGREHALCHALRRSPSCDAIFCAPGNAGISSSGDATCISDLDVLDSSAVIAFCCKWGVGLVVVGPEAPLVAGLANDLVKEGIPTFGPSSEAAALEGSKNFMKSLCDKYGIPTAKYQAFTDPSAAKEYIKQEGAPIVVKADGLAAGKGVIVAMALEQAYEAVDSMLVDNVFGSAGSRVVVEEYLEGEEASFFALVDGEHAIPLESAQDHKRVGDGDTGPNTGGMGAYSPAPVITKELQSMVMESIILPTVKGMAEEGCKFVGVLYAGLMIEKKSGLPKLIEYNVRFGDPECQVLMVRLESDLVEILLAACRGRLHGMSLDWSPGSAMVVVMASNGYPGSYQKGTIINKLEEAEQVAPSVKVFHAGTAFDADGNFIATGGRVLGVTAKGKDLEEARDRAYQAVEQISWRGGFYRRDIGWRALPQKQYS is encoded by the exons atgGCATGTATGTCACTCAATATAGGAGCTGCTTCTGGTTTGAAGTTTGTAAACAATTGTCAAAATCATTCAGTAAAGCTGTTTTCGGCGAAAGAAAAATGTTGTTCCAACTTCAGTTCTAGCAATTGGGGTTGTTTCAATCTTCGAGTTCGTCGTAGTTCTTGCCGTGGTTTTGATACATACAAATCTTTCGCCGTTTTCAACAGCCTTCCGGTAGATAATGTCAACCCCA AGGAAAGGGTGGTTGTCTTGGTAATTGGAGGAGGAGGGAGAGAGCATGCGCTCTGTCATGCTCTGAGGCGATCCCCCTCTTGTGACGCTATTTTCTGTGCGCCGGGTAATGCTGGAATTTCCAGCTCAGGTGATGCGACTTGCATATCGGACCTTGATGTTTTAGATAGTTCAGCTGTGATTGCTTTCTGTTGTAAATGGGGAGTTGGGCTGGTTGTGGTTGGACCAGAGGCTCCGCTTGTTGCAGGTCTTGCTAATGACCTTGTCAAGGAAGGAATTCCTACCTTTGGCCCCTCTTCAGAAGCAGCTGCTTTAGAAGGTTCTAAGAACTTCATGAAGAGCTTATGTGATAAATATGGAATTCCAACGGCAAAG TATCAAGCTTTTACAGACCCATCCGCTGCAAAAGAGTACATCAAACAGGAAGGTGCCCCAATTGTTGTTAAGGCGGATGGATTGGCTGCTGGTAAAGGAGTGATTGTTGCCATGGCATTGGAGCAAGCATACGAGGCTGTTGATTCTATGCTTGTAGACAACGTTTTTGGTTCTGCTGGTTCTCGAGTGGTTGTAGAGGAATATTTGGAAGGAGAGGAAGCATCATTTTTTGCTCTGGTAGATGGTGAGCATGCCATACCTCTTGAATCTGCCCAAGACCACAAACGAGTTGGGGACGGCGATACAGGACCAAATACTGGTGGGATGGGGGCATATTCTCCGGCTCCTGTCATAACAAAAGAACTGCAATCAATGGTCATGGAATCTATAATTCTCCCTACAGTGAAGGGAATGGCTGAAGAAGGCTGCAAGTTTGTTGGGGTTCTGTATGCTGGGCTCATGATCGAGAAGAAATCTGGTTTGCCAAAGTTAATTGAGTACAATGTACGCTTTGGAGATCCAGAATGTCAG GTGTTGATGGTTCGGTTAGAGTCAGATTTGGTTGAAATTTTGCTGGCAGCTTGCCGTGGGAGGCTACATGGGATGTCTTTGGACTGGTCCCCTGGATCAGCCATGGTGGTTGTTATGGCAAGTAATGGCTATCCTGGCAGCTACCAGAAAGGAACAATCATTAATAAGCTTGAAGAAGCAGAGCAAGTTGCTCCATCGGTCAAAGTATTCCATGCTGGAACTGCTTTTGATGCAGATGGAAATTTCATTGCTACTGGGGGACGTGTTCTTGGAGTCACAGCAAAAGGAAAAGATCTTGAAGAGGCTCGGGATAGAGCTTATCAAGCTGTTGAACAAATTAGTTGGCGTGGAGGTTTTTATAGACGAGATATTGGTTGGAGAGCACTACCTCAAAAACAATATTCGTAA
- the LOC129885903 gene encoding stromal 70 kDa heat shock-related protein, chloroplastic, which produces MASSTAQIHALGATYFANSSSSSRKPSKSVFLGQKLNNRTLAFGLKQKKSSSTQRNGGGYAPMRVVAEKVVGIDLGTTNSAVAAMEGGKPTIVTNAEGQRTTPSVVAYTKSGDRLVGQIAKRQAVVNPENTFFSVKRFIGRKMNEVDEESKQVSYNVIRDENGNVKLDCPAIGKSFAAEEISAQVLRKLVDDASKFLNDKVSKAVVTVPAYFNDSQRTATKDAGRIAGLEVLRIINEPTAASLAYGFEKKNNETILVFDLGGGTFDVSVLEVGDGVFEVLSTSGDTHLGGDDFDKRIVDWLAASFKRDEGIDLLKDKQALQRLTETAEKAKMELSSLTQTNISLPFITATADGPKHIETTITRGKFEELCSDLLDRLKTPVQNSLRDAKLSFSDIDEVILVGGSTRIPAVQELVKKLTGKDPNVTVNPDEVVALGAAVQAGVLAGDVSDIVLLDVTPLSIGLETLGGVMTKIIPRNTTLPTSKSEVFSTAADGQTSVEINVLQGEREFVRDNKSLGSFRLDGIPPAPRGVPQIEVKFDIDANGILSVTAIDKGTGKKQDITITGASTLPGDEVERMVKEAERFAQEDKEKRDAIDTKNQADSVVYQTEKQLKELGDKVPGPVKEKVEAKLGELKEAISGGSTQAIKDAMAALNQEVMQLGQSLYNQPGAAPGAGPAPGGSDGPSESSSGKGPDGGDVIDADFTDSK; this is translated from the exons ATGGCATCTTCAACAGCTCAAATTCACGCTCTTGGAGCCACATATTTCGCAAATTCATCTTCTTCCAGTAGGAAACCCTCAAAGTCTGTGTTTTTGGGGCAAAAACTCAACAATAGAACCCTAGCCTTTGGATTAAAGCAGAAGAAGAGCAGTTCCACCCAGAGGAATGGCGGTGGTTACGCCCCGATGCGTGTGGTGGCGGAGAAGGTGGTGGGAATTGACTTGGGGACCACCAATTCCGCTGTGGCTGCTATGGAAGGAGGGAAGCCTACCATAGTGACGAATGCTGAAGGGCAGAGGACAACTCCTTCAGTGGTCGCTTATACGAAGAGTGGGGATAGGCTTGTTGGTCAAATTGCAAAGCGTCAGGCTGTGGTGAACCCGGAGAATACATTCTTTTCGGTGAAGAGATTCATTGGGAGGAAGATGAATGAGGTGGATGAGGAGTCGAAGCAGGTGTCGTACAATGTCATCAGAGATGAGAATGGAAACGTCAAGCTTGATTGCCCTGCCATTGGCAAATCTTTCGCTGCTGAAGAAATTTCAGCTCAG GTCCTGAGAAAGTTGGTGGATGATGCATCCAAATTTTTGAATGACAAGGTTTCCAAGGCTGTTGTCACGGTTCCTGCATATTTCAATGATTCTCAGAGGACAGCAACTAAGGATGCAGGTCGCATTGCTGGATTAGAGGTTCTTCGGATAATTAATGAACCCACTGCTGCCTCCTTGGCTTATggttttgaaaagaaaaataatgaaacaATTTTGGTTTTTGATCTTGGAGGTGGTACTTTTGATGTATCAG TTCTTGAGGTTGGTGACGGTGTCTTTGAGGTGTTGTCAACTTCTGGTGACACTCATCTTGGTGGTGATGATTTTGACAAG AGGATTGTTGATTGGCTTGCTGCTAGTTTCAAGAGGGATGAAGGTATTGATCTTTTGAAGGACAAACAAGCTCTTCAACGTCTGACTGAGACTGCTGAGAAAGCTAAGATGGAACTGTCATCACTGACCCAGACTAACATAAG TTTGCCATTCATTACAGCCACTGCTGATGGTCCTAAACACATTGAGACCACTATCACACGTGGTAAATTTGAAGAACTATGCTCAGATCTGCTTGACAG GCTTAAAACTCCTGTTCAGAATTCCTTGAGAGATGCCAAGCTCTCCTTCAGCGATATTGACGAGGTGATCCTTGTTGGTGGTTCTACACGTATTCCAGCTGTTCAGGAACTTGTTAAGAAATTGACTGGAAAGGACCCTAATGTTACAGTTAATCCCGATGAAGTTGTTGCTCTTGGTGCTGCAGTGCAG GCTGGAGTGTTGGCCGGAGATGTCAGCGATATTGTCCTTTTAGATGTCACACCGTTGTCCATTGGTTTGGAAACACTTGGTGGTGTGATGACAAAGATCATTCCAAGAAATACCACATTGCCTACCTCCAAATCTGAAGTGTTCTCTACCGCTGCTGATGGTCAGACAAGTGTAGAAATTAATGTCCTCCAAGGGGAGCGAGAATTTGTTAGGGACAACAAATCTTTAGGCAGCTTCCGGCTTGATGGAATTCCTCCTGCCCCAAGAGGGGTTCCTCAAATTGAAGTGAAATTTGACATTGATGCCAATGGCATTCTCTCTGTGACTGCTATTGACAAGGGTACTGGGAAGAAGCAAGACATCACCATTACGGGTGCCAGCACATTGCCTGGTGATGAG GTCGAGAGAATGGTTAAAGAAGCTGAAAGATTTGCCCAGGAAGACAAGGAGAAGAGAGATGCCATAGACACAAAGAACCAGGCCGATTCTGTTGTCTACCAGACAGAGAAGCAGTTGAAAGAACTTGGAGACAAAGTACCAGGGCCGGTGAAAGAAAAGGTTGAGGCTAAACTTGGAGAGCTTAAAGAAGCAATTTCAGGAGGCTCAACTCAGGCCATAAAGGATGCTATGGCTGCCCTTAACCAAGAAGTAATGCAACTTGGTCAGTCACTCTACAACCAGCCTGGTGCTGCACCAGGTGCTGGTCCAGCACCTGGCGGTTCTGATG